The genomic stretch CCTTGGCTGCACGATTGTGAGGAAGAGGCGGAAGGCGATGCAGACCCCACCAAATTGGGATGGGTCACTCGATGCTTTGGAGAGCTTTAATAAGAAAAACTCTCGCGAGACCGGTGAATAAGAGCGGCCGTTAAACCCCGTATATCTGCCTGACGAATGGAAGAAACCACATGCCGAACGTCATCCGTCTAGGGGATCGCACCAGTCATGGCGGCTTGGTTGTCGCTGTTGGGGCGACCCATCACACCGTCGAAGGTATTCCAGTCGCTCGACTCGGCGACAAATGCATCTGCCCGAAGAAAGGCCATTCCGTCTGCGTGATCGTCGAGGGCGACCCTAACTTTACGGTCGATGGCGTGCCAGTCGCCTTCGACGGGCACAAGACGAGTTGTGGTGCCGCTCTGATTGCTTCGCTCAGCAACTTCAACAACGGATGAGCGGGTCACTCTAGTTGAAATGCTTCAGGAAGGACCGAGGGCGGACGTCGAAGTGCCAAGAGCGGGTTGCAAATGACTACCGATGCTGAATATTTGCTAAGTTTGGCAAATGAGATCCCTGAAACCTCTTCGCTGGGTCAATTGAAGGCCATTCTTTCAATGGACGATCTAAGAGGCAAGCCGGCGAACCCTCTGACCTGTACGGCATCTTATGCGCTCGCCCAGGCCAAAAGAAGGCTCGAAAACTCCACGGCATTAGGGAAGGCAACGGTGGGTCTAGAGGATCTGATAGCTTCTGCCTCGTCGTTCAAGGATGACGATATTTTTGAATGCTATATATTCGAAAACTCTACGCACATCGGCACGTGCTATGTTTTTGATGGTGGATTGCTGGGGTGCGAATTCGTGTTAAGGACCGGAACGCAGACATTGCCCGGTCTCTGGATTGATGGAAAGAGGGTTGGCTGAACCCCGGCTTCAATGCCGCACCTGTCGACGCCATGCGGCACGTCATTTTTGACGCCGATGAACGACGGTTAGAAGGCTGGGAACAGGTTGGCGCAGAAGTAGAGCAACTGCGGAATCCACTGCGGAATCAGCCCATTGCAGCCCGTTCCGGCCCTGTTCCACATATGCTTCTCCTAGGCGGAAAGTGAGCGTACGGTCAAGGCGCGTTGATCGTAAGCTCACCCAGAAACTACACGACCATTTGCAGCTCGATCTCCTCGTCAAACCAAGGTTCTGGCAGTCGAGCAAACACGCGATTCCCATCATCCGCCGAGACGGACCACAAAGTGGCTCCAGAAGAGAAGGCGAGCCGTATCCCGGTTGGAGCCCCTGACGCCCTGTAGCACAGCAGTGCGACCTCCTGCACCGTAGCATTCATTACCGCAGGGAAGTCGCTACCCGACGAGATATCAAATGCCTCCATGCGAGACAGCTGGTCATCAGAGGGCATAACATGACGCCATGCCGCGATACGTTCACTCAAACTACCGTAGGGTTGCACCGTCGGTGCATCTTCCAGCTCGACGGCGGGCGTCTGTCCATCCGGACTGGTTCGTAGCGTTGCGGACATCTGCACACCGTCTGGGAGCATGAGAGACAGATTCAGCTGCGTGTCGGCCGACTCCAACCCCTCCGCAGAAGGCCATATCAATAGGCAGGCACCGCGCACCGTAGCGCCAACGATCTGTCTTAAGGCTGCCTGCAACTGTTGAGTCGTGTTCATTTCGGTGAGCGTCGCCGTTGACGCCTTGACATCAGGCCGCTTGCAGTTCCTCGACGGCGCCGCGGTCCAGCAGGCTCGCGACGTTCCACGGCAGCAACTCCGCCACACGGTCTACGCGGTGCTCGCCGATGTGTTCCAGCACATGCGCGAGGTACGCCTGCGGATCCAGCCCGTTCAGTTTGGCCGTTCCGATGAGACTATAAAGCGTTGCGGCGCGCTCACCGCCCGCGTCCGATCCGGCGAATAACCAGTTTTTCCTGCCTAGGGCCACGGCGCGGATTTCGCGCTCGGCCGCGTTGTTATCGATCTCCACCCGCCCGTCCTGCGCGTAGCGCACCAGCGCAGGCCAGCGACCCAGCGAGTAGCGAATCGCCCGGGCGAGTTCTGACTTCGATGAGGTGCCGGCCAGCACTCCGTCCAGCCATCCCCGCAGCGCCTGCAGCTTCGGCACGGCATGCTCCTGCCGCACGCGCCACCTTTCCTCGGGCGGGCGGCCACGAATGTGCCGCTCGACCTCATACAGCTCGCCGATGCGCCGCAATGCCTCGTGGGCCTGCGGCGAATTCGTCGCCTGGTGTAGGTCGAAGAACTTGCGCCGCGCATGCGCCCAGCAGGCTGCCTCGACCACGCGGCCTTGCTCGTACAGCGCCTCGAAGCCCGCATAGCCGTCGGCCTGCAGGACGCCGTTGAAGCGCTTCAGGTGTCCCTGTGGCCGCTCGCCCTTGCGGTCGGGCGAATACTGGAACCACACCGCCGGCGGCGCCTGGCTGCCCATCGGTCGCTCGTCCCGCACGTAGGCCCACAGCCGCCCGGTCTTCGTGCGTC from Caldimonas brevitalea encodes the following:
- a CDS encoding PAAR domain-containing protein; the protein is MPNVIRLGDRTSHGGLVVAVGATHHTVEGIPVARLGDKCICPKKGHSVCVIVEGDPNFTVDGVPVAFDGHKTSCGAALIASLSNFNNG
- the tnpC gene encoding IS66 family transposase, with the protein product MAAISVEDYEALKDRLAQRERELLLERLLVEKLKLEIARLRRDKFGASSERLEHIEQLELLVEDLETRCSALPDGEAQNRAPSAPAHHPPARKSLPPHLPRETVRHEPGCSCSECGVELRYVGEDVAEVLELVPQRFKVVRHVRPKYSCPRCQTLVQMPAPSRPIARGLAGVNLLAHVLVSKFADHLPLYRQSEIYAREGVELERSTLADWVGSASRLLEPLMDALQQYVLSAEKLHADDTPVAVLAPGKGRTKTGRLWAYVRDERPMGSQAPPAVWFQYSPDRKGERPQGHLKRFNGVLQADGYAGFEALYEQGRVVEAACWAHARRKFFDLHQATNSPQAHEALRRIGELYEVERHIRGRPPEERWRVRQEHAVPKLQALRGWLDGVLAGTSSKSELARAIRYSLGRWPALVRYAQDGRVEIDNNAAEREIRAVALGRKNWLFAGSDAGGERAATLYSLIGTAKLNGLDPQAYLAHVLEHIGEHRVDRVAELLPWNVASLLDRGAVEELQAA